The Helicobacter cetorum MIT 00-7128 region AACAACAGCACCTCTATCGCCCTTTTTAATCCTAGTCCAAGGCACACCCCAAGAGGCTAATTCTCTAATAGCTTTTGGGGCGGTGGTTACAAACATTCTGGCTACTTGTTGATCACACCCCCAATCGCTCCCTTTAACCGTGTCTAAAAAGTGCAAGTCTTCGTTATCGCCCTCGCTTTTTTTAGCATTTGCCAAACTCGCTTGCATGCCCCCTTGAGCAGCAGCACTATGACTGCGTCTTACTGGAACTAGACTTAAAACAATAGTATTAAGCCCTCTTTGCTTGCAAGCAATACTAGCCCTTAAGCCCGCTAAACCGCCCCCAATAATTAATGCATCGCAATAATGTATCTTCATTTTACTATCCTACTCTTTATGGAATTTCTCATCAGCCTCTATGGCTTGTTGCATGGTGTGAATGCCACTATTTTGGTTTTCTAAGCCTTTTTTAATATACGCTCCATAAGTGCAAAGCCCCAAAACAATAAAAAACACACTCATAGCCCATTTAATGCTCCTTAAGCCTTGAATGCTTACATTCTTAAACCAACCCCATTTAATTGCTAAGCGATACAAACCAATAGAGCCATGGAGTTCTACAGCAAATAGCAAGAAAATGTATAAAAGCCAAAAATGTTGCGTTACGAAACGATAGCTTGAACCATGCGGTCCAATGGTAGAAGGCTCAGTAAGCATGACAAACAAATGCACGCTTGCTAAGAAAAACATAAAAAATCCCGTAGCTACTTGGGTAAACCACAAGCTTGTATCGCCATGTTTCATCAAATGCTTATGGGTTTTAAAAATCTTGTATTGACGATAATTGATAGGAAACTTACGCACCGCCAAAAATGCATGCACAACCAAAATAAGAATAATGCCACTTGCAACTACACTTACAATCGCTGGCTCGCCCATTTTCAAAAACAAGCTTCCCTCAAAAAACTTTGCTACCTTATACATGGCCTCATCGCTAATTAAAATACTAGAAACCAAGAACATATGCACTATCATAAAGAGTGCTAAAATAAGACCCGTAGCGCTCTGTAAGAAGTCTAGTTTGGCATAAATACCACTTTTTCTACGCTCTTTGGTAACATTATAGTAACCCTCAATAACTTCCTCTTGCTGCATGTAATTCTCCTATAGAACTCAATTTTTCATAAAACTTCGGCGTTCAAATAATTAAACACGCTGTTTTCATGTTACTACATTCTTGGTAACATTTCTTAAAACGAAATTTAATAATGAGAAAAAATTGAATGAAAAGGGCTTAATTGTTTAAAATTTACATTTTTTAAAACGCATGCGCTATAATGGTTTTAATTTTTATAAAGATAATAAAGGAAAGTAACTTATGAAGATTGCTATGGCTAATTTTAAATCCGCTATGCCTATTCTTAAGAGTCATAAGTATTTGCAAGACTTAGAAAAAAGTTTAGAGCCACAGCATTTTGATAGGGTCTTTGTATTCCCTGATTTTTTAGGGTTGTTGCCTAATGCATTTTTGCATTTCACTTTGGGAGCGCAAAACGCTTACCCTAAAGATTTAGGAGCCTTTACAGGAGAAATTACTTCAAAGCATTTAGAAGAATTAAAAATCAGCACGCTTTTAATTGGGCATAGCGAAAGACGCACGCTTTTAAATGAAAGCCCTAATTTTTTGAAAGAAAAATTTGATTTTTTTAAAAATAAGAATTTTAAGATTGTCTATTGCATTGGCGAAGATTTACAAACTAGGGAAAAGGGCTTAGGGGCGGTTAAAGAATTTTTAAATAAGCAATTAGAGATAATTGACACAAATTATCAAAATTTAATGGTGGCTTATGAGCCTATATGGGCGATTGGCACAGGAAGAAGTGCGAGTGTAGAAGATATTTATCTCACGCATAACTTTTTAAAGCAAAATTTAAATCCAAAAACCCCTTTGTTGTATGGTGGAAGTGTGAATATAAGTAACGCACAAGAAATCTTAAGCATTGATAGCGTAGATGGCTTGTTGATTGGGAGTGCGTCTTTAGAATTAGAAAATTTTAAAACAATCATTTCATTTTTATAAAGGAAAATTATGGGTTTTTTAAAGGGTAAAAAAGGGCTTATTGTAGGGGTCGCCAACAATAAGTCCATCGCCTATGGGATTGCTAAATCTTGTTATGAACAAGGCGCAGAACTAGCTTTCACTTACTTAAATGAGAGTTTAGAAAAGCGTGTGAGGCCTATCGCACAAGAATTTAATAGTGAGTGCGTGTATGAATTAGATGTGAGCAAAGAAGAGCATTTTAAGTTATTACACGATAATATCAAACAAGATTTGGGTTCGTTAGATTTTATCGTTCATAGCGTAGCCTTTGCTCCAAAAGACGCTTTAGAAGGGGGCTTATTAGAAACTTCTAAGAGTGCGTTTAACACGGCTATGGAAATTTCAGTCTATTCTTTAATAGAGCTAACGCATACCCTAAAACTTTTATTGAATAATGGGGCATCAATTTTAACTTTGAGCTATCTAGGTAGCACCAAATACATGGCACATTATAATGTTATGGGACTAGCTAAAGCAGCATTAGAAAGTGCGGTGCGTTATTTGGCTGTTGATTTAGGTAAAGAAAATATACGAGTGAATGCCTTGTCCGCTGGACCTATTAGAACGCTTGCATCTAGTGGGATAGCGGATTTTAGAATGATTTTAAAATGGAATGAAATCAATGCTCCTTTAAGAAAAAATGTGAGTTTAGAAGAAGTTGGCAATGCGGGAATGTATTTGCTCTCTAATTTATCTAGTGGGGTGAGCGGCGAAGTGCATTTTGTAGATGCCGGATACAATATTATGGGCATGGGAGCTGTAGAAGAAAAAGATAATAAAACTACACTATCATGGGATTTACATAAAGAATAATAAGGATATTTTGATGAAATTAAGTGAATTATTAAGCACCTATTCTATTGAGACAGATTTTTCAAACGATTTTGAAGTAAACGCCCTAGCTCCTTTAGATAAAGCTACGCCTAATGATATTAGCTACATTGACCAAGCACGCTATCTCAAGCTTTTAAAAGATTCCAAAGCTGGGGCGGTGTTTATCCGCAAAAAAGAGTCTTCTAAAGTCCCCAAACACATACAAGCTCTCATTGTAGATAACCCGCATTTAGCCTTTGCTAAAGTTTCGCATGCTTTTAAAATCCCTTTTTTTAAAAACCCAGAAAGAGCGAGCGAGCCTAAGAGTTTTGAGAAAGTTACTATCATGCCACAAGTTATTATTGGAGAGAATGTAGAAATTGGCGAAAATTCTTTGATTTATCCTAATGTAGTGATTGCTGATGGCGTAAAAATTGGTAAAAATTGTATTTTATACCCGCATGTAACTTTGTATCAAAACACAATTTTAGAAGATAATGTCATTATTCATGCCGGCAGTGTGATTGGGGGCGATGGCTTTGGTTACGCTCATACAGCCCTTGGAGAGCATATCAAAATTGAGCATGTAGGCATTGTAAGAATCCAAAAGAATGTAGAAATTGGGGCAAACACCGCCATTGATAGAGCGGTTTTTGGCGAGACATTAATTAAAGAAGGCGTTAAAATTGATAACTTAGTTCAAATCGGGCATAATTGCGTCTTAGGCGAACACAGCATTGTGGTTTCTCAAGTGGGCTTAAGTGGCTCTACAACCACAGGGCGTAATGTAGTCTTTGGTGGGCAAGTAGGCATTGGGGGGCATTTGCATGTGGGTGAATTTACTCAAATTGGGGGTAAAAGTGCGGTAGGTAAAGACTTGCCCCCTCATACGAATTTTGCTGGAGCCATTCCTGCTATGGAAATCCATGAGTGGCATCACTTCTTAGCCCATTTACGCACAAATTTTAGAAAACAGCAAAAAACAAGCTTATTGCAAAAAGCTAAGGGGTTTTTTAAGTCTTAAACCAAATAGGCTATAATAAGCCTATTTCTAGTTGCAATTTAAAATTTAAACAAGGATAATAGAATGAAAGATAGTTTTCTTTTCACTTCAGAATCAGTTACTGAGGGACACCCCGATAAAATGGCTGACCAAATCAGCGACGCCGTTTTAGACTACATCATCGCACGAGACAAACAAGCAAAAGTCGCATGTGAAACGCTAGTTTCTAATGGATTTTGTGTTATAACAGGTGAGTTAAAAACTTCTGTTTATGCCCCTATGCAAGAGATTGCTAGAGAAGTGGTTAAAAAGATTGGTTACACAGACGCTCTTTATGGCTTTGATTATAGAAGTGCGGCGGTTCTAAATGGCATTGGCGAGCAAAGCCCTGATATTAATCAAGGCGTGGATAGAGAAGATGGCGAGATTGGAGCAGGAGACCAAGGGCTTATGTTTGGCTATGCGTGTAAAGAGACTCCCACACTTATGCCCTTACCCATTCATTTAGCCCATCAGCTCACTTTTGCTTTAGCCCAAAAGAGAAAAGATAATAGCTTACCTTTCTTAAGACCTGATGGTAAATCTCAAGTGAGCGTGCGTTATGAAAATAACAAGCCCGTAAGCATTGATACGATTGTTATTTCCACTCAGCATTCTCCAGAAGTTTCACAAAAGCATTTAAAAGAAGCGGTGATTGAAGAGATTGTTTATAAGGTTTTGCCCAAAGAATATTTACATGATAATATTAAGTTTTTTGTAAACCCCACAGGAAAGTTTGTTATCGGTGGGCCACAAGGTGATGCGGGTTTAACCGGTAGGAAAATTATTGTGGATACTTATGGGGGGAGTTGTGCGCATGGTGGGGGAGCCTTTAGTGGGAAAGACCCTAGCAAGGTGGATAGAAGTGCAGCTTATGCGGCTAGATATGTGGCTAAAAACTTAGTGGCTAGTGGGATTTGCGATAAAGCAACCGTGCAACTTGCCTATGCGATTGGCGTAGTTGAGCCGGTATCTATTTATGTGAATACGCATAATACGAGCAAGTATTCAAGTGCGGAGTTAGAAAAATGCGTGAAATCTATTTTCAAGCTCACACCAAAAGGCATTATTGAGAGCTTGGATTTACTAAGACCTATTTATTCGCTCACTTCAGCTTATGGGCATTTTGGGCGTGAGCTAGATGAGTTTACTTGGGAAAAGACTGATAAGGCCGAAGAGATTAAAGCATTCTTTAAGCATTAAAAAATGCTTTAAGGGTAATATTTTAGAAAAATTTTTGTATAATCAAAAATTCACACAAGGAGTTATCTTTGCAACGAACATTATCTATCATTAAGCCTGACGCAGTTAAGAAGAGGGTGATTGGCAAGATTGTTGAGCGTTTTGAGAGTAATAATTTAGAAGTAATCGCTATGAAACGCTTGCATTTAAGCGAGCAAGACGCTAAGGCTTTTTATGCGGTGCATAAGGACAGACCCTTTTTCAAAGACTTAGTAGAGTTTATGACAAGTGGTGCGGTAGTGGTTATGGTTTTAGAAGGCGAAAATGCCGTAGCTAAAAACAGAGAGCTTATGGGAGCGACCGACCCTAAAATGGCTGAAAAAGGCACTATAAGAGCGGATTTTGCAACAAGCATTGACGCTAATGCGGTGCATGGGAGCGATAGCTTAGAAAACGCACACAATGAAATCGCTTTCTTTTTTGCCTCTAGAGAACTTTAAGGGTTAATTAAAGTAAGTTTATGCAACTTGAAATGCGTAAAATCACTCCAAATGCTCCCAAGCAAGTGTCTTTGGAGTAT contains the following coding sequences:
- the lpxD gene encoding UDP-3-O-(3-hydroxymyristoyl)glucosamine N-acyltransferase, producing the protein MKLSELLSTYSIETDFSNDFEVNALAPLDKATPNDISYIDQARYLKLLKDSKAGAVFIRKKESSKVPKHIQALIVDNPHLAFAKVSHAFKIPFFKNPERASEPKSFEKVTIMPQVIIGENVEIGENSLIYPNVVIADGVKIGKNCILYPHVTLYQNTILEDNVIIHAGSVIGGDGFGYAHTALGEHIKIEHVGIVRIQKNVEIGANTAIDRAVFGETLIKEGVKIDNLVQIGHNCVLGEHSIVVSQVGLSGSTTTGRNVVFGGQVGIGGHLHVGEFTQIGGKSAVGKDLPPHTNFAGAIPAMEIHEWHHFLAHLRTNFRKQQKTSLLQKAKGFFKS
- the fabI gene encoding enoyl-ACP reductase FabI, with the protein product MGFLKGKKGLIVGVANNKSIAYGIAKSCYEQGAELAFTYLNESLEKRVRPIAQEFNSECVYELDVSKEEHFKLLHDNIKQDLGSLDFIVHSVAFAPKDALEGGLLETSKSAFNTAMEISVYSLIELTHTLKLLLNNGASILTLSYLGSTKYMAHYNVMGLAKAALESAVRYLAVDLGKENIRVNALSAGPIRTLASSGIADFRMILKWNEINAPLRKNVSLEEVGNAGMYLLSNLSSGVSGEVHFVDAGYNIMGMGAVEEKDNKTTLSWDLHKE
- a CDS encoding triose-phosphate isomerase, which translates into the protein MANFKSAMPILKSHKYLQDLEKSLEPQHFDRVFVFPDFLGLLPNAFLHFTLGAQNAYPKDLGAFTGEITSKHLEELKISTLLIGHSERRTLLNESPNFLKEKFDFFKNKNFKIVYCIGEDLQTREKGLGAVKEFLNKQLEIIDTNYQNLMVAYEPIWAIGTGRSASVEDIYLTHNFLKQNLNPKTPLLYGGSVNISNAQEILSIDSVDGLLIGSASLELENFKTIISFL
- the metK gene encoding methionine adenosyltransferase produces the protein MKDSFLFTSESVTEGHPDKMADQISDAVLDYIIARDKQAKVACETLVSNGFCVITGELKTSVYAPMQEIAREVVKKIGYTDALYGFDYRSAAVLNGIGEQSPDINQGVDREDGEIGAGDQGLMFGYACKETPTLMPLPIHLAHQLTFALAQKRKDNSLPFLRPDGKSQVSVRYENNKPVSIDTIVISTQHSPEVSQKHLKEAVIEEIVYKVLPKEYLHDNIKFFVNPTGKFVIGGPQGDAGLTGRKIIVDTYGGSCAHGGGAFSGKDPSKVDRSAAYAARYVAKNLVASGICDKATVQLAYAIGVVEPVSIYVNTHNTSKYSSAELEKCVKSIFKLTPKGIIESLDLLRPIYSLTSAYGHFGRELDEFTWEKTDKAEEIKAFFKH
- the ndk gene encoding nucleoside-diphosphate kinase, with protein sequence MQRTLSIIKPDAVKKRVIGKIVERFESNNLEVIAMKRLHLSEQDAKAFYAVHKDRPFFKDLVEFMTSGAVVVMVLEGENAVAKNRELMGATDPKMAEKGTIRADFATSIDANAVHGSDSLENAHNEIAFFFASREL
- a CDS encoding fumarate reductase cytochrome b subunit, with protein sequence MQQEEVIEGYYNVTKERRKSGIYAKLDFLQSATGLILALFMIVHMFLVSSILISDEAMYKVAKFFEGSLFLKMGEPAIVSVVASGIILILVVHAFLAVRKFPINYRQYKIFKTHKHLMKHGDTSLWFTQVATGFFMFFLASVHLFVMLTEPSTIGPHGSSYRFVTQHFWLLYIFLLFAVELHGSIGLYRLAIKWGWFKNVSIQGLRSIKWAMSVFFIVLGLCTYGAYIKKGLENQNSGIHTMQQAIEADEKFHKE